From one Eucalyptus grandis isolate ANBG69807.140 chromosome 9, ASM1654582v1, whole genome shotgun sequence genomic stretch:
- the LOC104418697 gene encoding cyclase-like protein 2 isoform X2: MLTGYFMMFPNHHPETMLGSISLLGSYLFYHHQFSLAASLQENVISLGHDKKCLLFHLIDFLPDDTSCDDNLIPFHLIFLESQEIVLVEGLKLEDVPAGVYTIHYPPLRLLGAEGSPIRCILIK, from the exons ATGCTAACAG GGTATTTCATGATGTTTCCTAATCATCACCCCGAAACAATGCTAGGATCTATTTCTCTGTTGGGCAGCTATCTTTTCTATCACCACCAATTTTCACTTGCAGCTTCACTACAAGAAAATGTTATTTCTCTTGGGCATGACAAGAAATGCCTACTCTTTCATCTTATTGATTTTCTCCCTGATGACACAAGTTGCG ATGATAATTTGATTCCATTCCATCTCATCTTCCTTGAAAGCCAg GAAATTGTTCTTGTTGAGGGCTTGAAACTCGAAGATGTCCCTGCAGGAGTGTATACCATCCATTATCCGCCTTTGAGATTGCTGGGTGCAGAAGGATCACCTATAAGATGCATCCTCATCAAATAA
- the LOC104418696 gene encoding LOW QUALITY PROTEIN: leucine-rich repeat extensin-like protein 6 (The sequence of the model RefSeq protein was modified relative to this genomic sequence to represent the inferred CDS: inserted 2 bases in 1 codon), translating into MQHYHLSSESSNPQMSIQGQLLEVTVVGCTKLKDTEWISRQDPYVCLEYGSTKFRTRTCTDGVKXPTFQEKFVFTLIEGLRELNLAVWNSNTLTYDDFIGSGKVQLHKALSQGFDDTTWPLQTKTGRYAGEARVILHYANAIKPATSSAPSAPPFVASSAPPHVSMYYAPPPPSAHPYGASATAYPATAPAYPSYALNPAAYPSHPPNPAAYPPPPYFSPPPSAYPPPAYPPPPAAYPPPSYPPPPGPPGHYPGHYPPPPY; encoded by the exons ATGCAGCATTACCATCTCTCTAGCGAGTCTTCGAACCCTCAGATGTCGATTCAAGGCCAGCTTCTTGAGGTCACAG TTGTCGGGTGTACTAAGTTGAAGGATACCGAGTGGATTTCGAGACAGGATCCATACGTCTGTCTGGAATACGGCAGCACCAAGTTTCGCACCAGGACTTGCACCG ACGGGGTAAA ACCCACATTTCAAGAAAAGTTTGTGTTCACGCTCATTGAAGGGCTTAGGGAGTTGAATCTTGCAGTGTGGAACAGCAATACCCTCACTTACGACGACTTCATCGGCAGTGGAAA GGTTCAGCTCCACAAGGCCCTTTCTCAAGGCTTCGATGATACGACCTGGCCTCTTCAGACTAAAACGGGCAG ATATGCTGGAGAAGCACGCGTGATATTACATTACGCAAATGCAATA AAACCGGCAACGAGCTCTGCACCATCTGCACCGCCATTTGTAGCTTCTTCAGCTCCTCCTCATGTGTCTATGTACTACGCACCTCCTCCCCCATCAGCTCATCCTTACGGTGCCTCCGCTACAGCATACCCTGCGACTGCTCCTGCATACCCATCGTATGCACTGAATCCAGCGGCATATCCATCGCATCCACCAAATCCAGCAGCATACCCACCACCACCGTATTTTTCCCCTCCGCCATCAGCCTATCCTCCTCCAGCATATCCTCCGCCGCCTGCGGCTTATCCTCCGCCTTCATATCCACCACCTCCCGGCCCTCCAG GTCATTATCCAGGGCATTACCCTCCACCACCTTACTGA
- the LOC104418697 gene encoding uncharacterized protein LOC104418697 isoform X1 produces MLTGYFMMFPNHHPETMLGSISLLGSYLFYHHQFSLAASLQENVISLGHDKKCLLFHLIDFLPDDTSCGIDYLSVAADDNLIPFHLIFLESQEIVLVEGLKLEDVPAGVYTIHYPPLRLLGAEGSPIRCILIK; encoded by the exons ATGCTAACAG GGTATTTCATGATGTTTCCTAATCATCACCCCGAAACAATGCTAGGATCTATTTCTCTGTTGGGCAGCTATCTTTTCTATCACCACCAATTTTCACTTGCAGCTTCACTACAAGAAAATGTTATTTCTCTTGGGCATGACAAGAAATGCCTACTCTTTCATCTTATTGATTTTCTCCCTGATGACACAAGTTGCG GAATTGATTACCTGTCTGTTGCTGCAGATGATAATTTGATTCCATTCCATCTCATCTTCCTTGAAAGCCAg GAAATTGTTCTTGTTGAGGGCTTGAAACTCGAAGATGTCCCTGCAGGAGTGTATACCATCCATTATCCGCCTTTGAGATTGCTGGGTGCAGAAGGATCACCTATAAGATGCATCCTCATCAAATAA